In the genome of Solidesulfovibrio sp., one region contains:
- a CDS encoding FliI/YscN family ATPase, with the protein MAAGLDAAGAMARLEALRPARTYGKVSKVVGLIAEGRGIRAPVGSVCQLLSEDGQNVREVPAEVVGFRDGACLLMPYDDLRGIAPGTLIRNTSTPPLFPVGRRYLGRVIDAFGNPVDNGEPIAPARFNPVFASAPAPMDRPRISDPMDVGVRAINGLLTLGKGQRVGIMAGSGVGKSTLMGMIARNTKADVNVIGLVGERGRELREFIEKDLGAEGMARSVVVVATSDKSPLIRMRAAYAATAMAEFFRDEGNDVILMMDSVTRFAMAGREVGLAAGEPPTTRGYTPSVFAQLPKLLERAGRNGKGSITGIYTVLVDGDDFNEPIADAVRSILDGHIVLTRDLADQGHYPSIDVLRSISRLRSDVTPRDALDAGRELIRLLATYRRVEDMVNIGAYARGANPDIDRAIDMIGPINAFLRQDVAESSTLDETFAAVMALVGAKK; encoded by the coding sequence ATGGCGGCGGGGCTTGATGCCGCCGGGGCCATGGCCCGGCTCGAAGCCCTGCGCCCGGCCCGGACCTACGGCAAGGTGTCCAAGGTCGTCGGGCTCATCGCCGAGGGCCGGGGCATCCGCGCCCCGGTCGGTTCGGTCTGCCAGCTTTTATCCGAGGACGGGCAAAACGTCCGCGAGGTCCCGGCCGAGGTGGTCGGGTTTCGCGACGGCGCCTGCCTGCTTATGCCCTACGACGACCTGCGCGGCATCGCGCCCGGGACGCTGATCCGCAACACCTCCACGCCGCCGCTGTTCCCGGTCGGCCGGCGCTATCTCGGCCGGGTCATCGACGCCTTCGGCAATCCCGTGGACAACGGCGAGCCCATCGCGCCGGCGCGCTTCAACCCCGTGTTCGCCTCGGCCCCGGCCCCCATGGACCGGCCGCGCATCAGCGACCCCATGGACGTGGGCGTGCGGGCGATAAACGGCCTTTTAACCCTGGGCAAGGGCCAGCGCGTGGGCATCATGGCCGGCTCGGGCGTCGGGAAATCGACGCTGATGGGCATGATCGCCCGCAACACCAAGGCCGACGTCAACGTCATTGGCCTGGTGGGCGAGCGCGGCCGGGAGCTGCGGGAATTCATCGAAAAGGACCTGGGGGCCGAGGGCATGGCCCGGTCGGTGGTGGTGGTGGCGACCTCGGACAAAAGCCCGCTGATTCGCATGCGCGCCGCCTACGCCGCCACGGCCATGGCCGAATTCTTCCGCGACGAGGGAAACGACGTCATCCTCATGATGGATTCCGTCACCCGCTTCGCCATGGCCGGCCGCGAGGTCGGGCTGGCCGCCGGCGAGCCGCCCACCACCCGCGGCTACACGCCCTCGGTCTTCGCCCAGCTGCCCAAGCTCCTGGAGCGGGCCGGCCGCAACGGCAAGGGCAGCATCACCGGCATCTACACCGTGCTCGTGGACGGCGACGACTTCAACGAACCCATCGCCGACGCCGTGCGCTCCATCCTCGACGGGCACATCGTGCTGACCCGCGACCTGGCCGACCAGGGCCATTATCCGTCCATCGACGTGCTGCGCTCGATCAGCCGCCTGCGCTCGGACGTCACGCCCAGGGACGCCCTCGACGCCGGCCGGGAACTGATCCGGCTGCTGGCCACCTACCGCCGGGTGGAGGACATGGTCAACATCGGGGCCTACGCCCGGGGGGCCAACCCCGACATCGACCGGGCCATCGACATGATCGGGCCCATCAACGCCTTCCTGCGCCAGGACGTGGCCGAAAGCTCGACCCTGGACGAGACCTTCGCCGCCGTCATGGCCCTGGTCGGGGCCAAGAAATAG